A genomic stretch from Acidobacteriota bacterium includes:
- a CDS encoding efflux RND transporter periplasmic adaptor subunit has translation MKKVLIGAGIFAVLVVIVIASLRGKEPSGKEVRTETVEVEDIALRVKASGEIDPRVQVKISAPVIGRIEKLHVEEGDVIEAGEPFLELEREAFLAARDQWRAQLRSAQTAVRRSEIELEDARLKERRFDRLGTEGIVSAEQREASALSAASAALALDQARDAVRQAQANLTKAQDDLTKTTIFAPLSGRVIELNAEEGEVVVSGTMNNPASVIGTIADLSEILAVVEVDETEIVDVALGQDVTIEVDAVPDHEYHGRVVEIGSSGFTPHRGQDVIYFRVKILLEDADERLRPGMSARADVVAKVHSDVPIVPIEAVVERDDPERDGEGRKVVYSFDEGAAVEVPVSTGIANTTQVEITAGLSGGESVIVGPYRTLKDLEDGDVVRLARNDGEDDAEKAAPEDSPAEEETDDS, from the coding sequence ATGAAGAAAGTTCTGATCGGGGCAGGGATCTTCGCCGTTCTGGTGGTCATCGTCATCGCCAGCCTGCGGGGCAAGGAGCCGAGCGGCAAAGAAGTGCGCACGGAGACCGTCGAGGTCGAAGATATCGCTTTGCGAGTGAAGGCCAGCGGTGAAATCGATCCGCGGGTGCAGGTGAAGATCTCGGCGCCGGTGATCGGCCGGATCGAGAAACTGCACGTGGAGGAGGGCGACGTCATCGAGGCCGGGGAACCCTTCCTCGAACTCGAGCGCGAGGCCTTCCTGGCCGCCCGCGATCAGTGGCGGGCGCAGCTCCGCAGCGCGCAAACGGCGGTGCGCCGGTCGGAGATCGAGCTGGAGGACGCGCGGCTCAAGGAAAGGCGCTTCGACCGCCTGGGTACCGAGGGCATTGTCAGCGCCGAACAGCGGGAGGCTTCGGCGCTGTCGGCCGCTTCGGCCGCCCTCGCCCTCGATCAGGCGCGGGACGCCGTGCGCCAGGCCCAGGCCAACCTCACCAAGGCCCAGGACGACCTCACCAAGACCACCATCTTCGCGCCGCTTTCCGGCCGGGTGATCGAACTCAACGCGGAGGAGGGAGAGGTGGTGGTCTCCGGCACGATGAACAATCCGGCGTCGGTGATCGGCACCATCGCCGACCTGTCGGAGATTCTGGCGGTGGTGGAAGTGGACGAAACAGAGATTGTCGACGTCGCCCTCGGCCAGGACGTGACCATCGAGGTGGACGCGGTGCCGGACCACGAATACCACGGTCGAGTGGTCGAGATCGGCAGTTCCGGCTTCACCCCCCATCGCGGCCAGGACGTGATCTATTTCCGCGTCAAGATCCTGCTCGAAGACGCCGACGAACGGCTCCGCCCGGGCATGTCCGCCCGGGCGGACGTGGTCGCCAAAGTGCATTCGGATGTGCCGATCGTACCGATCGAAGCGGTGGTCGAGCGCGATGACCCGGAGCGCGACGGGGAAGGGCGCAAGGTGGTGTACTCCTTCGACGAGGGGGCCGCCGTCGAAGTCCCTGTTTCCACCGGCATCGCCAATACCACCCAGGTCGAGATCACCGCCGGCCTCTCCGGCGGCGAGTCGGTGATCGTCGGTCCCTACCGCACCCTCAAGGATCTCGAGGACGGCGATGTGGTGCGTTTGGCGCGGAACGACGGCGAAGACGACGCCGAGAAGGCCGCACCGGAAGACTCGCCGGCGGAAGAAGAGACGGACGACTCGTGA
- a CDS encoding YIP1 family protein, with protein MNVAEPSSGGDAIGSRLITVLTSPTETFRKVAAKPRWWVPLLFLMIAAVVLQVAVHHQTDYRQVMEDQMAKQSSASMTEQQIETAAEIQEKFGAAFAFIGAIFAAIVMLIIGLLYWVILKLAGSEMTYPQSLATHLYGAVPAVLGMLIAAPIVWFGGELTTEQITTRSFMSSSLAFLAPEGASSKLVALLASVEFFTIWSVILTAIGFQVVAKVSKGAAWGAVLLLTALGIAVRVLFA; from the coding sequence ATGAACGTTGCCGAACCGAGTTCTGGTGGAGACGCCATCGGATCGCGCCTGATCACCGTCCTGACCTCGCCCACGGAGACCTTCCGCAAGGTGGCCGCCAAGCCGCGCTGGTGGGTGCCGCTGCTGTTCCTGATGATCGCGGCCGTCGTGCTGCAGGTCGCCGTCCATCACCAGACGGACTACCGACAGGTGATGGAAGACCAGATGGCGAAGCAAAGCTCCGCCTCCATGACCGAACAGCAGATCGAGACGGCGGCGGAAATCCAAGAGAAGTTCGGCGCCGCCTTCGCCTTCATCGGCGCCATCTTCGCCGCCATCGTGATGCTGATCATCGGCCTCCTGTACTGGGTGATTTTGAAACTCGCCGGTAGCGAAATGACCTACCCGCAGAGTTTGGCGACCCATCTCTACGGCGCCGTGCCGGCGGTCCTCGGAATGCTGATCGCGGCGCCCATCGTGTGGTTCGGAGGCGAACTGACGACGGAGCAGATCACCACCCGATCGTTCATGAGTTCAAGCCTCGCCTTTCTCGCGCCGGAAGGGGCGAGTTCGAAGCTGGTCGCCTTGCTGGCGAGCGTCGAGTTCTTCACCATCTGGTCGGTGATCCTCACCGCCATCGGCTTCCAGGTGGTGGCCAAGGTGTCGAAGGGCGCCGCCTGGGGCGCCGTGCTGCTGCTGACCGCCCTCGGCATCGCCGTGCGCGTGCTGTTCGCCTAG
- a CDS encoding TolC family protein, protein MTQLESHRRWRTALILATVLCVGSAAAASSPLRPLRTVLGEASEVPQIVIDGDQALLTLDDAIEIALEQNLSLELQRYDRTSALWRIEGAKGVFDLGTSLSAGFQSSKNPSSSQLDGAAVLDRDDRDLSIQLNQLTPYGGVGSFGLFTNRNSSNSTFSLIDPSLSASTSISYRQPLLRGFGALSTKRSILQARITSDRSGKLFEQEVTSVIQQVQQAYWALVDAREQLTVAEEGLALAIELDERNRVQVDVGTLAPIELVQSEATVATRQEGIITARTAVGDAEDQLLQLLNIDPGALWDMDLVPQTEPEVVDVEVDVDAALEAAYQNRPEMRISDLDIESLEIESAFFRRERLPSLDVTVTYGTVGLGGRSSVQDPETGDLRVVDEDLIDALDEAVSRDFDSIGMRLDVSYPLQNRAARANSATADLDLERARTDQDRLRLQIRTEVRAAARRLESAVQRIETARASRSAQERNLEAEQKRYENGMSTSYQVTEIQEDLTLARSREVSAITEYRNALTELYRATGQLLEETGVELLEGSL, encoded by the coding sequence ATGACTCAGCTCGAGAGCCACCGGCGTTGGAGAACGGCTCTGATTCTCGCGACAGTACTCTGTGTCGGCTCGGCGGCCGCCGCTAGCTCCCCATTGCGCCCCCTGCGCACGGTCCTCGGCGAGGCTTCCGAGGTGCCTCAGATCGTGATCGACGGTGACCAGGCGCTGCTCACCCTGGACGACGCCATCGAGATCGCCCTGGAGCAAAACCTCAGCCTGGAGCTGCAGCGCTACGACCGCACCTCCGCTCTCTGGCGGATCGAAGGCGCCAAGGGAGTTTTCGACCTCGGCACCTCCCTCTCCGCCGGATTTCAGAGCAGCAAGAACCCGTCTTCGTCGCAGCTCGACGGTGCCGCGGTGCTCGATCGGGACGATCGCGATCTCTCCATCCAGCTCAACCAGCTCACGCCTTACGGCGGCGTCGGCTCCTTCGGCCTGTTCACCAACCGCAACTCGTCGAACAGTACCTTTTCGTTGATCGATCCGAGCCTCTCCGCTTCGACCTCGATTTCCTACCGCCAGCCGCTGCTGCGCGGCTTCGGCGCCCTCTCGACCAAGCGCTCGATCCTGCAGGCGCGGATCACCAGCGATCGCAGCGGCAAGCTGTTCGAGCAGGAGGTGACCTCGGTCATCCAGCAGGTGCAGCAGGCCTACTGGGCGCTGGTCGATGCGCGAGAGCAGCTCACCGTGGCCGAGGAGGGTCTGGCCCTGGCCATCGAGCTCGACGAGCGCAACCGGGTGCAGGTGGACGTCGGTACCCTGGCGCCCATCGAGCTGGTGCAGAGCGAGGCGACGGTGGCCACCCGCCAGGAGGGCATCATCACCGCCCGCACCGCCGTCGGCGACGCCGAAGACCAGCTCCTCCAGCTTTTGAACATCGATCCCGGCGCTCTCTGGGACATGGATCTGGTGCCGCAAACGGAACCGGAAGTCGTGGATGTCGAGGTGGACGTGGACGCCGCCCTCGAAGCGGCCTACCAAAACCGGCCGGAGATGCGGATTTCCGATCTCGACATCGAATCTTTGGAAATCGAATCGGCCTTCTTTCGGCGCGAGAGGCTGCCTTCGTTGGACGTTACCGTGACCTATGGAACCGTCGGCCTCGGTGGCCGGAGCAGCGTGCAGGATCCGGAAACCGGGGACCTGCGGGTGGTGGACGAAGACCTTATCGATGCCCTCGACGAAGCGGTGAGCCGGGACTTCGACTCGATCGGAATGCGTCTGGACGTTTCGTACCCGCTCCAGAACCGAGCGGCGCGCGCCAACAGCGCCACCGCGGACCTCGACCTGGAGCGCGCCCGCACCGATCAGGATCGCCTGCGGCTGCAGATTCGCACCGAAGTGCGCGCCGCCGCGCGCCGACTGGAGAGCGCCGTGCAGCGAATCGAAACGGCCCGCGCTTCGCGCAGCGCCCAGGAACGCAACCTCGAAGCGGAACAAAAACGCTACGAGAACGGTATGTCCACCAGCTACCAGGTCACCGAGATCCAGGAGGATCTCACCCTTGCCCGCAGCCGCGAGGTGAGCGCCATCACCGAGTACCGTAACGCTTTGACCGAACTCTACCGGGCGACTGGTCAACTGCTGGAGGAGACCGGCGTCGAACTGCTGGAGGGAAGCCTATGA
- a CDS encoding ABC transporter ATP-binding protein — protein MDSRLDPGLTPGSPTPAASVLRVEGLSVAVPSERGPKPVVRNVSLSLAAGEMVGLVGESGCGKTMSVLALAGLLPPGIEVTGGRILVGDEEIQSLPPAARRRLLGRRIGMVFQEPASALNPSLTIGFQLVEAVRIHRALSRTEAADEAVQLLEQVAMPAPRQRLRLYPHQLSGGQVQRVTLAMALAGKPEVLLADEPTTALDVTVQAQILDLLQILRARLGLAVLLVTHDLAVVAESCDRALVLHAGEVVEEGPVRSLLDRPQHPYTRSLVAAYPELGRGTSDPVASAARRKADAEKPLLRARGLAKTYRPPGGDRVRALRGVDLDVFAGRTLAVVGESGCGKSTLARCLVRLDSPDAGSIALDGEDLLALDGAELRRRRRDFQLVFQDPGGSLDPRMRIGSSLEEPLRIHRLASKAERPSRLRDLLAEVGLPAEIVDRFPHQLSGGQRQRVAIARALACEPRLLVADEPVSGLDVSRQSQIIDLLVDLQRRRGLALVLIAHDLGLVESASQDVVVMYLGRVVERGPTATVFRSPQHPYTAALLESAPRLYRASAGLADGDRQRTDPDPVQ, from the coding sequence ATGGATTCGCGCCTCGATCCCGGGCTAACCCCCGGATCGCCGACGCCGGCCGCCTCGGTGCTGCGGGTGGAGGGCCTGTCCGTCGCCGTGCCCTCGGAAAGAGGGCCGAAACCGGTGGTGCGGAATGTCTCGCTCTCCCTGGCCGCCGGCGAGATGGTCGGTCTGGTAGGGGAGTCCGGTTGCGGCAAGACCATGAGCGTACTGGCCCTCGCCGGCCTGCTGCCGCCGGGTATCGAAGTCACCGGCGGGCGCATTCTGGTCGGCGACGAGGAAATCCAATCTCTGCCGCCAGCAGCGCGGCGGCGCCTGCTCGGCCGGCGCATCGGCATGGTCTTCCAGGAACCCGCGTCGGCGCTCAATCCGTCGTTGACCATCGGGTTTCAGCTCGTCGAGGCGGTGCGGATCCACCGCGCCCTCTCCAGGACCGAGGCGGCGGACGAGGCGGTGCAGTTGTTGGAGCAGGTCGCCATGCCCGCACCCAGGCAACGCCTGCGCCTCTATCCCCATCAGCTCTCCGGCGGCCAGGTGCAGCGGGTCACCCTGGCGATGGCGCTGGCCGGCAAACCCGAGGTCTTGCTCGCCGACGAGCCGACCACCGCCCTCGACGTCACCGTGCAGGCACAAATCCTGGATCTGCTGCAGATCCTGCGCGCCCGTTTAGGCCTGGCGGTGCTGCTGGTGACCCACGACTTAGCGGTGGTGGCCGAGAGTTGCGACCGGGCCTTGGTGCTCCATGCCGGCGAAGTCGTGGAGGAGGGACCGGTGCGGTCTCTCCTGGACCGGCCCCAGCACCCGTACACCCGGAGCCTAGTGGCGGCCTATCCGGAACTCGGTCGAGGAACGTCGGACCCGGTCGCTTCGGCAGCGCGACGCAAGGCGGACGCCGAGAAGCCTCTGCTGCGCGCCCGGGGCCTAGCCAAGACCTACCGTCCACCCGGCGGAGACCGGGTACGGGCACTGCGCGGCGTAGATCTCGACGTTTTCGCCGGACGCACTCTGGCGGTGGTGGGGGAGTCCGGTTGCGGCAAGTCCACCCTCGCTCGCTGCCTGGTCCGCTTGGACTCTCCGGATGCGGGCTCGATCGCCCTGGACGGCGAGGATCTCCTCGCCCTGGATGGCGCCGAGCTACGCCGCAGGCGGCGCGACTTCCAGCTCGTCTTCCAGGATCCCGGCGGGTCCCTCGACCCACGCATGCGCATCGGTTCCTCACTCGAAGAGCCGTTGCGGATCCATCGGCTGGCCTCGAAGGCGGAGCGACCGTCGCGCCTGCGCGACTTGCTTGCCGAGGTCGGATTGCCGGCGGAGATCGTCGACCGATTTCCCCATCAGCTCTCCGGCGGCCAGCGCCAGCGCGTCGCCATAGCCCGTGCCCTGGCCTGCGAACCACGCCTCCTGGTGGCCGACGAACCGGTGTCCGGCCTCGACGTCTCCCGGCAGTCCCAGATCATCGATCTGCTCGTCGACCTGCAGCGGCGCCGGGGGCTGGCTCTGGTGTTGATCGCCCACGATCTGGGCCTGGTGGAGAGTGCCTCGCAGGATGTGGTCGTGATGTATCTCGGCCGGGTGGTCGAGCGAGGACCCACGGCCACCGTCTTTCGGTCTCCGCAGCATCCCTACACGGCGGCCCTCCTCGAATCGGCGCCCCGTTTGTATCGGGCCTCTGCCGGGCTGGCCGACGGAGACCGCCAGCGGACGGACCCTGACCCTGTGCAGTGA